A genomic segment from Leptospira brenneri encodes:
- a CDS encoding STM4504/CBY_0614 family protein encodes MIFDLFSKKQKRLRGEIPDVYSYEDIPNRLRVQIVHIIQDAIGIDKNYYGYENKVNKSYQFIQRTLCREYGKFYLLDRDNLPQIDVLNFFLQTKDYEEAIDVIDLAFKYIERVINGDNYQEYLYNTEVKIKSDQAIEELNDRFKEHAIGYQFNGEIIRVDSTYSHSEIAKPTLTLLRGKKFIGANEEYLKAHEHYRHGRNKECLTDCLKAFESVLKIICKEKGWTFSPTDTSKKLIQICFQNNLIPSFTQNQFTSLQNLLESGIPTIRNKLGGHGQGQVPQKVDDEMTRYALNLTGTNIIFLIEQSGL; translated from the coding sequence ATGATATTTGATTTATTTTCAAAAAAGCAAAAAAGGTTGCGGGGAGAGATTCCAGATGTCTACAGTTATGAAGATATCCCCAACAGATTAAGAGTACAAATTGTACATATTATTCAAGATGCAATCGGTATTGATAAAAATTATTATGGATATGAAAATAAAGTTAACAAATCTTACCAATTTATCCAGAGAACACTTTGCAGAGAATACGGCAAATTTTATCTACTTGACAGAGACAATTTACCTCAAATCGATGTTCTAAACTTCTTTTTACAGACAAAAGATTATGAGGAAGCAATTGATGTCATCGATTTAGCTTTCAAATACATTGAAAGGGTAATCAATGGTGATAACTACCAGGAATACTTATATAACACTGAAGTGAAAATAAAATCTGACCAAGCAATTGAAGAACTAAATGATCGGTTCAAAGAACATGCAATTGGATACCAGTTTAATGGAGAAATCATTCGAGTAGACTCCACATATTCACATTCAGAAATAGCAAAACCAACACTGACTTTGTTGAGAGGTAAGAAATTTATAGGAGCAAATGAAGAATACCTTAAAGCACATGAGCATTATAGACATGGAAGAAACAAAGAATGTTTAACAGACTGCTTAAAAGCATTTGAGAGTGTATTAAAAATTATTTGTAAAGAAAAAGGCTGGACATTTAGCCCAACAGATACTTCAAAAAAATTGATCCAGATATGTTTTCAAAACAATTTAATTCCAAGTTTTACACAAAATCAATTTACCTCTTTACAGAATTTACTCGAGAGCGGTATCCCAACAATTCGAAACAAATTAGGCGGACATGGTCAAGGACAAGTTCCACAAAAAGTGGACGATGAAATGACGAGATATGCGTTAAACCTTACGGGAACTAATATTATTTTTTTGATAGAACAAAGCGGATTATAA